In Vibrio lentus, a single genomic region encodes these proteins:
- a CDS encoding restriction endonuclease yields the protein MSLFEDKFSKQNILAQLDKDIASGEGFWTRFNQHDFDISKTKEGDDFKSIVLVHINSAILEYWLIENNYVEPLLRKQRQLTYVDEYGDKNTDDFDKEIDKFVKKRRYSIEDYVYQSAPNYYKELAKSFDGEIYLFTDDLSDLLLGMSSAVFSVLWDAAETSSDTDNYQEDNDDITPYEYEKLISQRLTELGWDSYATSGSGDQGADVLAEKYGVSMVVQCKMYSKPVGNKAVQEVSSARDYYEKDLALVVTNNDFTKSARQLADSQQVYLLHDSQIEEFDSLLFAEEQ from the coding sequence ATGTCTCTATTTGAAGATAAGTTTTCTAAACAAAATATCTTGGCGCAATTAGACAAAGATATCGCTTCTGGAGAGGGATTTTGGACAAGATTCAACCAGCACGATTTTGACATAAGTAAAACTAAGGAAGGGGATGATTTCAAATCAATAGTTCTTGTTCACATTAACTCCGCGATACTTGAGTATTGGCTTATCGAAAATAACTACGTTGAACCTCTACTAAGAAAGCAAAGGCAGCTAACATATGTTGATGAGTATGGAGATAAAAATACAGATGATTTTGACAAGGAAATTGATAAATTTGTAAAAAAAAGAAGGTACTCCATTGAAGACTACGTATATCAATCAGCTCCAAACTATTACAAAGAACTTGCTAAGTCATTTGACGGTGAGATCTATTTATTTACTGATGACTTAAGTGACTTACTATTAGGGATGAGTAGCGCTGTCTTTTCCGTGCTTTGGGATGCAGCAGAGACCTCAAGTGATACAGATAACTACCAAGAAGATAACGATGATATTACACCATATGAGTATGAGAAACTGATATCACAAAGACTTACTGAGCTAGGTTGGGACTCTTACGCTACTAGCGGCTCAGGAGATCAAGGAGCAGATGTACTAGCTGAAAAATATGGCGTTAGTATGGTAGTCCAGTGCAAAATGTACTCAAAGCCTGTAGGAAACAAAGCTGTTCAAGAAGTTTCTTCCGCTAGAGATTACTATGAAAAAGATCTCGCACTAGTAGTAACAAATAATGACTTTACCAAGTCTGCACGCCAGTTAGCTGACTCTCAACAAGTTTACTTGTTACATGACTCTCAGATTGAAGAATTCGATTCGCTCCTGTTCGCAGAAGAGCAGTAG